Proteins encoded within one genomic window of Candidatus Methylomirabilis sp.:
- a CDS encoding ASKHA domain-containing protein, with product MSDAAAVLQSVRITFLPRGEELACPAGTSLLDAARRLDLHIEAACGGNALCKKCKVQVLEGGNALTPVEREYLTAAELNRGIRLSCRVQCFTDARAELVSVEVVSLAKLRRFGKDRAVQADSDVAKHLATLVLAPGEAGPLCRKIPEALPGRPGGYRVDQDFLQQLTPELVKEGALLTLVTVDDELVAVEPGDTREATYGVAVDIGSTTIAGYLVDLTRGITVTSAAVSNSQKEYGHDIMTRIAHCMREPEGLATLHARTVEDVNLLVKDLARRGRVALGRFYRMTVVGNPAMQHFFFRLPVESLGLAPYVPLYRDRVDFRPAAMGIELPAACRGTFLPAISGFVGADIVGMILATGLAEGDRLTLAVDIGTNGESVLGTRDRFLCCSAPAGPAFEGAQIQDGMRAVKGAIDRVDVGEEVAVRVIGGGKPEGICGSGLIDAVAGLLELGVIDPTGRLQDPADLPGSVPQAVRSRIHLEGEDRWVELVSADATAHGRPLVVSQADVRQLQLAKGAIAGSGRYLMQRLGVRPEALDQVVLAGAFGSFVRAESAIRIGLIPPVPLKKVRGVGNAAGAGARLALASRAYLQKAEEIQRQAEYVELAGHDDFMEVFVEAMNFPAELPNL from the coding sequence ATGAGCGACGCCGCGGCGGTACTCCAGAGCGTCCGCATCACCTTCCTCCCCCGGGGGGAGGAACTCGCCTGCCCCGCCGGAACCAGCCTGCTGGATGCCGCCCGCCGTCTGGACCTGCACATCGAGGCCGCCTGCGGCGGCAACGCGCTCTGCAAGAAGTGCAAGGTCCAGGTCCTGGAGGGAGGAAACGCGCTCACCCCCGTGGAGCGCGAATACCTGACGGCCGCCGAACTGAATCGGGGGATCCGCCTCTCGTGCCGCGTGCAGTGCTTCACCGACGCGCGGGCCGAGCTGGTCTCGGTGGAGGTGGTGTCCCTCGCCAAGCTCCGGCGGTTCGGGAAGGACCGGGCCGTCCAGGCCGACAGCGACGTCGCCAAGCACCTGGCGACGCTCGTCCTCGCCCCCGGGGAGGCGGGCCCCCTTTGCCGGAAGATCCCCGAGGCCCTCCCGGGGCGCCCCGGGGGGTATCGGGTGGACCAGGACTTCCTCCAGCAGCTCACGCCGGAGCTCGTCAAGGAGGGGGCCCTCCTGACCCTCGTCACGGTGGACGACGAGCTCGTCGCGGTCGAGCCGGGGGACACGCGCGAGGCCACCTACGGGGTCGCGGTGGACATCGGCTCCACGACGATCGCGGGGTACCTGGTGGACCTGACGCGGGGGATCACGGTGACCTCCGCGGCCGTGAGCAACAGCCAGAAGGAGTACGGCCACGACATCATGACCCGGATCGCCCACTGCATGCGCGAGCCGGAGGGGCTGGCCACGCTCCACGCCCGGACGGTGGAGGACGTCAACCTCCTCGTCAAGGATCTGGCCCGCCGGGGGCGGGTCGCCCTGGGCCGGTTCTACCGGATGACGGTGGTCGGGAACCCCGCGATGCAGCACTTCTTCTTCCGGCTGCCCGTGGAGAGCCTGGGACTCGCCCCCTACGTCCCCCTCTACCGGGACCGGGTGGACTTCCGCCCAGCAGCAATGGGGATCGAGCTGCCCGCCGCCTGTCGCGGAACCTTCCTGCCGGCCATCTCGGGCTTCGTGGGGGCCGACATCGTCGGCATGATCCTGGCCACCGGTCTCGCGGAGGGGGACCGGCTCACGCTGGCGGTGGACATCGGGACCAACGGAGAATCGGTCCTCGGGACGCGGGACCGGTTCCTCTGCTGCTCGGCGCCCGCCGGCCCCGCCTTCGAGGGAGCCCAGATCCAGGACGGGATGCGGGCGGTGAAGGGGGCCATCGACCGGGTCGATGTGGGGGAGGAGGTGGCGGTCCGCGTCATCGGCGGCGGCAAGCCGGAAGGGATCTGCGGCTCCGGCCTCATCGACGCCGTGGCCGGCCTGCTCGAGCTCGGGGTCATTGATCCGACCGGGCGCCTCCAGGACCCGGCCGATCTCCCGGGCTCCGTCCCGCAGGCGGTCCGGAGCCGGATCCACCTCGAGGGAGAGGACCGCTGGGTGGAGCTGGTCTCGGCCGACGCGACGGCCCACGGGCGGCCCCTCGTCGTCAGCCAGGCCGACGTCCGCCAGCTCCAGCTCGCCAAGGGGGCCATCGCCGGGAGCGGCCGCTACCTGATGCAGCGCCTGGGGGTGCGGCCGGAGGCCCTCGACCAGGTGGTTCTCGCCGGGGCCTTCGGCTCCTTCGTCCGAGCGGAGAGCGCGATCCGGATCGGGCTCATCCCGCCCGTGCCGCTGAAGAAGGTCCGAGGGGTGGGGAACGCCGCGGGGGCAGGCGCGCGCCTCGCGCTCGCGTCGCGCGCGTATCTGCAGAAGGCCGAGGAGATCCAGCGGCAGGCGGAATACGTCGAGCTCGCCGGCCACGACGACTTCATGGAGGTCTTCGTGGAGGCGATGAACTTCCCGGCGGAGCTACCAAACCTCTAA
- a CDS encoding phosphoribosyltransferase family protein produces MDPAILDRINRGILLRTGAYLANDHFLLPSGRHTGAYVEKNLVSTEPAFTEGLGEVLAKRFAGDVVDVVLTSGVGATLLGHAVARAHPSKPKLLYAVKSRGSEGERDVALPPEFEASLPAGSRTLIIEDILTTGLTIRALIRLVEERGGRIVGVGCLWNRDRQAQFSSPFFALVTKDFPTYLPEECPMCRQGVPLREPHGGPASPVRTKGPGRAPRKRK; encoded by the coding sequence ATGGACCCGGCCATCCTCGATCGGATCAACCGCGGGATCCTCCTGCGGACCGGCGCCTATCTGGCGAATGACCACTTCCTTCTCCCCTCCGGGCGGCATACCGGCGCGTACGTGGAAAAGAACCTGGTGAGCACCGAGCCGGCTTTCACCGAAGGTCTAGGGGAGGTCCTGGCGAAACGGTTCGCGGGGGACGTAGTGGACGTGGTCCTCACCTCCGGGGTGGGGGCAACGCTCCTCGGGCACGCCGTCGCCCGGGCCCACCCGAGCAAGCCCAAGCTCCTCTACGCGGTCAAGAGCCGGGGGAGCGAGGGGGAGCGGGACGTTGCCCTGCCCCCGGAGTTTGAGGCATCTCTCCCGGCGGGGAGCCGCACGCTCATCATCGAGGACATCCTGACGACCGGGCTGACCATCCGGGCCCTCATCCGCCTGGTGGAGGAGCGGGGGGGGCGAATCGTCGGGGTGGGCTGCCTCTGGAACCGGGACCGGCAGGCCCAGTTTTCCTCCCCCTTCTTTGCGCTGGTGACAAAGGATTTCCCCACCTATCTGCCCGAGGAGTGCCCCATGTGCCGGCAGGGGGTCCCGCTTCGCGAGCCGCACGGGGGGCCAGCGTCTCCCGTGCGGACGAAGGGGCCGGGGCGGGCCCCTCGGAAGCGCAAGTAG
- the hpt gene encoding hypoxanthine phosphoribosyltransferase — translation MTGDPESIGEILFPAETIQARVRELGQTISADYAGKDLVLVTILRGGIFFLVDLVRAISIPVAIDLMAISSYGPGAEKRGAVRILKDLEEPIGGRHVLVVEDVIDTGLTLSYLLRHLAPRDPASLKVCTLLDKPARRIAKLPITYRGFECPDAFVVGYGLDYQQHYRNLPYLALLRTGSR, via the coding sequence ATGACGGGGGACCCCGAGAGCATCGGCGAGATCCTCTTCCCGGCCGAGACCATCCAGGCCCGGGTCCGGGAGCTGGGCCAGACCATCTCGGCCGACTACGCGGGCAAGGACCTCGTCCTGGTCACCATCCTCAGGGGGGGGATTTTCTTCCTGGTCGATCTGGTCCGGGCCATCAGCATCCCGGTCGCCATTGACCTGATGGCCATCTCATCCTATGGGCCTGGAGCGGAGAAGCGGGGCGCAGTCCGGATCCTCAAGGACCTGGAGGAGCCGATCGGAGGCCGTCACGTCCTGGTGGTGGAAGATGTCATCGACACCGGGCTGACCCTCAGTTACCTCCTTCGGCACCTTGCCCCTCGGGACCCGGCCAGCCTGAAGGTCTGCACCCTCCTGGACAAGCCGGCGCGCCGCATCGCGAAGCTGCCCATCACCTACCGGGGGTTCGAGTGTCCCGACGCCTTCGTGGTGGGCTACGGTCTGGACTACCAGCAGCACTACAGGAACCTGCCCTACCTCGCGCTGCTCAGGACCGGGTCCCGCTAG
- the pyrE gene encoding orotate phosphoribosyltransferase has translation MEDPRQKLLQLLYRHSFQYSPEPTFRLASGRLSQYYINCKATTFLGTAMPLLGRLLWDAVRPASPDAAGGLTLGADPLAYAVAFVSTLEGKPVHAFSIRKEPKPHGLMRWIEGYSAPGARVAILEDVITTGESTLKAIRGAEEGGFQVVQVVVLVDRQEGGRERVEAAGYPFLALYTREDFMALHRAEQGPSGTRS, from the coding sequence ATGGAGGATCCCCGCCAGAAGCTCTTGCAGCTCCTCTACCGCCACTCCTTCCAGTACAGCCCCGAGCCCACCTTCCGGCTCGCGTCGGGCCGGCTCAGCCAGTATTACATCAACTGCAAGGCCACCACCTTCCTCGGCACGGCGATGCCGCTCCTGGGGCGGCTCCTCTGGGACGCGGTGCGGCCGGCTTCCCCTGACGCCGCGGGAGGCCTCACGCTCGGCGCGGATCCTCTCGCCTACGCCGTGGCCTTCGTGAGCACGCTGGAGGGCAAGCCGGTCCACGCCTTCAGCATCCGCAAGGAGCCGAAACCGCACGGCCTGATGCGCTGGATCGAGGGCTATAGCGCCCCCGGAGCCCGCGTGGCCATCCTCGAGGATGTGATCACCACGGGCGAGTCCACCCTGAAGGCGATCCGGGGCGCGGAGGAGGGCGGGTTCCAGGTGGTCCAGGTGGTCGTCCTGGTGGATCGGCAGGAGGGCGGACGGGAACGAGTGGAGGCGGCGGGCTACCCCTTCCTCGCCCTGTACACCCGCGAGGATTTCATGGCCTTGCACCGGGCGGAGCAGGGCCCTAGCGGGACCCGGTCCTGA
- a CDS encoding glutaredoxin family protein, whose protein sequence is MSALPVRVTLYTRAECPLCEEMAAAVAAVGAQVPLQVLAVDIQTDPELLRRFGDEVPVLFVDGRKAFKYRVTVGSLRRRVWRAQWERRIFGPPPEVPGGGT, encoded by the coding sequence GTGTCCGCACTGCCCGTCCGCGTTACCCTCTACACCAGGGCCGAATGTCCCCTCTGCGAGGAGATGGCGGCCGCGGTCGCGGCTGTGGGAGCACAGGTGCCACTGCAGGTGCTGGCGGTGGACATCCAAACCGACCCGGAGCTGCTGCGGCGCTTCGGCGACGAGGTCCCCGTGCTCTTCGTGGACGGGCGGAAGGCATTCAAGTACCGGGTAACGGTGGGGTCGCTGCGGCGCCGGGTCTGGCGGGCGCAGTGGGAGCGGCGGATCTTCGGGCCCCCACCGGAGGTGCCGGGAGGAGGGACATGA
- a CDS encoding aspartate aminotransferase family protein produces the protein MGQPAGASPSAIEQAYRKQFATSAKLFEKAQRLIPGGITHDIRHTLPFPPYIERGRGARKWSVEGHELIDYWVGHGALFLGHLHPAVVAAVKAQMDRGTHLGGCHPLEVRWAELVTQLVPSAERVRFTQSGTEATQLALRLARAASGKEKIVKFEGHFHGWHDYAAVGVKPPYQTPVSRGVPAEALEQMLLCPPNDLEAVRKVLEARRDVAAVLIEAGGGSSGTIPTDPAFLKGLRELTRARGTLLIFDEVITGFRYAPGGAQEYFGVTPDLTTLAKILAGGLPGGAVVGRGDVMDLLAFRDDPSWNRHQRVAHAGTFNANPVCAAAGIATLELIADGQAQRRANQMSEALRTGLNAAAERVGADLRVYGECSCYNIFLEPARLGVDVNGKVGRRDHTALQTHPNMPLYQSLRCAMLLNGVDLQPFHGWLSAVHTEQDLEQTITAFEKALRTMQEEGCFA, from the coding sequence ATGGGACAGCCAGCAGGGGCGAGCCCATCCGCGATCGAGCAGGCCTACCGGAAGCAGTTTGCCACCTCCGCCAAGCTCTTCGAGAAAGCCCAGCGGCTCATCCCCGGCGGCATCACCCACGACATCCGCCACACCCTCCCCTTCCCCCCGTACATCGAGCGGGGGCGTGGAGCCCGGAAGTGGAGCGTGGAGGGGCATGAGTTGATTGATTACTGGGTGGGGCATGGCGCCCTGTTCCTGGGACACCTGCACCCCGCCGTGGTAGCCGCGGTGAAGGCCCAGATGGACCGGGGCACGCACCTCGGGGGGTGTCACCCGCTCGAAGTCCGCTGGGCCGAGCTGGTGACGCAACTCGTCCCCTCGGCCGAGCGCGTGCGCTTCACCCAGTCGGGGACGGAAGCGACCCAGCTTGCGCTGCGTTTGGCCCGCGCGGCTTCCGGCAAAGAGAAGATCGTCAAGTTCGAGGGGCACTTCCACGGCTGGCACGACTATGCCGCTGTCGGCGTCAAGCCTCCCTACCAGACGCCCGTCTCCCGGGGGGTGCCGGCGGAGGCGCTGGAGCAGATGCTTCTGTGTCCCCCGAACGACCTCGAGGCGGTCCGGAAGGTCCTGGAAGCCCGGCGCGACGTCGCCGCGGTCCTGATCGAGGCGGGCGGCGGGAGCAGCGGGACCATCCCGACCGACCCGGCCTTCCTCAAGGGACTCCGGGAGCTGACCAGAGCGCGGGGGACTCTTCTCATCTTCGACGAGGTCATCACGGGGTTCCGCTACGCCCCGGGAGGGGCGCAGGAGTACTTCGGGGTCACGCCCGATTTGACCACCCTTGCCAAAATCCTGGCGGGTGGGCTCCCAGGCGGGGCGGTGGTGGGGCGGGGGGATGTGATGGACCTCCTGGCTTTCCGGGATGATCCCTCCTGGAACCGCCACCAGCGGGTGGCGCACGCGGGGACCTTCAATGCCAACCCGGTCTGCGCCGCCGCCGGCATCGCCACCCTGGAGCTGATCGCGGACGGGCAGGCCCAGCGCCGCGCCAATCAGATGAGCGAGGCGCTCCGGACCGGCCTGAATGCGGCTGCGGAGCGGGTCGGGGCGGACCTCCGCGTGTACGGAGAGTGCTCCTGCTATAACATCTTCCTCGAGCCCGCCCGCCTCGGCGTGGATGTGAACGGGAAGGTCGGCCGACGCGACCACACCGCGCTCCAGACGCACCCGAACATGCCCCTGTACCAGAGCCTCCGGTGCGCCATGCTCCTGAACGGCGTGGACCTCCAGCCGTTTCACGGATGGCTTTCGGCGGTCCACACCGAACAGGACCTGGAGCAGACCATCACGGCCTTCGAGAAGGCCCTCCGCACGATGCAGGAGGAGGGCTGCTTCGCCTGA
- a CDS encoding zf-HC2 domain-containing protein: MLTCQEMTLLLTDYLDGTMAADDRMALDRHLEACPPCHAFLRTYAATIRLTGMLPCDEIPEELKIRLAALSRPARAR, encoded by the coding sequence ATGCTTACGTGTCAGGAAATGACCCTGCTGCTGACCGATTATCTGGACGGCACGATGGCGGCAGACGACCGGATGGCTCTGGACCGGCATCTGGAGGCCTGCCCGCCCTGTCACGCCTTCCTCAGGACCTACGCGGCGACCATCCGGCTCACCGGCATGCTGCCCTGTGACGAGATCCCCGAGGAGCTGAAGATCCGCCTCGCCGCCCTCTCCCGCCCAGCCCGCGCACGCTGA
- a CDS encoding NAD(P)H-dependent glycerol-3-phosphate dehydrogenase produces MIEGDAAVLGAGAWGTALACLLSSRDHPTVLWARRAEVAKALREDRENRVYLPAVPLPPALRVTTDITEAVGGAGLVLFAVPAQHLRAIAAQVAPALGGAPLTVSAAKGLEVATGSRMTEVLAASLPASCAGRLAALSGPTFAAEVGRGLPAAAVVAAVDAAVGTSVQRALSGSTFRLYATTDVLGVELAGAVKNVVAIAAGVADGLALGASARASLITRGLAEMSRLGRALSARPETFAGLAGVGDLILTCSSDLSRNRTVGLELGRGRDLPQILAGRRTVAEGVETARAVKAVAARLGVDTPICTQVHAILFEGRPPREALNLLMARELKVEAD; encoded by the coding sequence ATGATCGAGGGGGACGCGGCGGTCCTGGGGGCGGGGGCCTGGGGGACCGCCCTGGCCTGCCTGCTCTCCTCCCGCGACCACCCGACGGTTCTGTGGGCCCGCCGAGCCGAAGTGGCGAAGGCCCTCCGGGAGGACCGGGAGAACCGGGTCTATCTCCCCGCCGTCCCCCTCCCGCCGGCACTCCGGGTCACGACCGACATCACAGAGGCTGTCGGCGGGGCCGGGCTGGTCCTCTTCGCTGTCCCGGCGCAGCACCTGCGCGCCATCGCCGCGCAGGTAGCCCCGGCGCTCGGCGGGGCGCCCCTCACCGTCAGCGCCGCAAAGGGGCTGGAGGTGGCGACGGGGAGCCGGATGACGGAGGTCCTGGCGGCCAGCCTCCCGGCGTCCTGCGCCGGGCGGCTGGCCGCCCTCTCCGGTCCCACTTTCGCCGCCGAGGTCGGCCGCGGTCTGCCGGCTGCGGCGGTGGTAGCCGCCGTCGACGCTGCGGTCGGGACGTCAGTCCAACGGGCCCTGAGCGGTTCCACGTTCCGGCTGTACGCGACGACGGACGTGCTCGGCGTGGAGCTGGCCGGCGCGGTCAAGAACGTCGTCGCGATCGCTGCGGGCGTCGCGGACGGTCTGGCCCTCGGGGCGAGCGCCCGGGCCTCGCTCATCACGCGGGGCCTGGCCGAGATGAGCCGCCTCGGCCGGGCGCTCAGCGCCCGCCCCGAGACCTTCGCCGGGCTGGCCGGAGTGGGGGACCTGATCCTGACGTGCAGCAGCGACCTCTCCCGCAACCGGACGGTCGGCCTCGAGCTGGGGCGCGGGCGGGATCTCCCGCAGATCCTGGCCGGGCGGCGGACGGTGGCCGAGGGAGTCGAAACGGCCCGCGCGGTGAAAGCGGTCGCGGCCCGCCTCGGCGTGGACACGCCTATCTGCACGCAGGTCCACGCGATCCTCTTCGAGGGGCGCCCCCCCCGCGAGGCTCTCAATCTGCTGATGGCGCGCGAGCTGAAGGTGGAGGCGGACTGA
- a CDS encoding alpha/beta fold hydrolase, translating to MPTLAVRGLRLHYLALSESDPRAPALLFLHGSGGTHRHWMPQVRHFASAYRAAALDLPGHGASEGDGAGSIADYRDWVEAFMDAVGMEQAFLVGHSMGGAIALAFALKVPGRLSGIGLVGTGARLRVHPSILEGLRGDPERAAALVSEWAYAPSSGAELPAQGRKELLKGSLAVLEKDFRACDAFDVMKEVDRIRVPAVVVCGAEDRLTPVKYAQYLHERIPGALLAVIPGAGHMVMLEKPEEVNRALAACLDRL from the coding sequence GTGCCGACCCTCGCGGTCCGCGGCCTGCGCCTGCACTACCTGGCGCTTTCCGAGAGCGATCCGCGGGCCCCGGCCCTCCTCTTCCTGCACGGCTCCGGAGGGACCCATCGGCACTGGATGCCCCAGGTCCGCCACTTTGCCTCGGCGTACCGGGCGGCCGCCCTGGACCTGCCGGGCCACGGGGCCTCGGAGGGAGACGGGGCCGGGAGCATCGCCGACTATCGCGACTGGGTTGAGGCCTTCATGGATGCGGTCGGGATGGAGCAGGCCTTCCTGGTGGGCCATTCCATGGGGGGGGCCATCGCGCTTGCCTTTGCGCTGAAGGTCCCGGGCCGCCTGAGCGGCATTGGGCTCGTGGGGACCGGCGCCCGCCTGCGCGTCCACCCCAGCATCCTGGAGGGCCTCCGGGGCGACCCGGAGCGGGCCGCCGCCCTCGTCTCCGAGTGGGCCTACGCCCCCTCCAGCGGGGCGGAGCTGCCGGCCCAGGGCAGGAAGGAGCTGCTGAAGGGTTCCCTCGCGGTGCTGGAGAAGGACTTCCGCGCCTGCGATGCCTTCGACGTGATGAAAGAGGTGGACCGGATCCGCGTTCCAGCAGTCGTCGTGTGCGGCGCGGAGGACCGCCTCACGCCGGTCAAGTACGCCCAGTACCTGCACGAGCGGATCCCGGGAGCGCTCCTGGCCGTGATTCCGGGGGCCGGCCACATGGTGATGCTGGAGAAGCCGGAGGAGGTGAACAGGGCACTGGCCGCTTGTTTGGATCGTCTCTAG
- a CDS encoding alpha/beta fold hydrolase: protein MAIVGREHWTKKGEASLFLWEKVDQDQEAAAVAAGRVLLCSHGSSMAGIPTFDLQVSGETDTSVMDVFARWGYDVWMVDHEGYGRSSKERPDFYGVAVGAEDLTAAAAFIRRARGVESLLLYGISSGALRAGLFTMRRPAWVRRLALNSPVWKGEGSPTLTKRRERLPEFLATPRRPISAQFIRSVFERDHPGVADPRLVEAYAREVLKYDDSVPTGTYVDMVSRLPLLDPARIPVPTLLIHGEHDGVARPEDLLPFFAALPNPDRQYVILPGCAHHNILEKNRALLFHALHAFFTVPAPVYRG, encoded by the coding sequence ATGGCCATCGTGGGGCGCGAGCACTGGACGAAGAAGGGAGAGGCCAGCCTCTTCCTCTGGGAGAAGGTGGACCAGGACCAGGAGGCGGCGGCGGTCGCGGCCGGGCGCGTCCTGCTCTGCTCCCACGGCTCGTCCATGGCCGGGATCCCCACCTTCGATCTGCAGGTCTCCGGGGAGACGGACACCTCTGTGATGGACGTCTTCGCCCGGTGGGGCTATGACGTCTGGATGGTGGATCACGAGGGGTATGGGCGCTCCAGCAAGGAGCGCCCGGATTTCTACGGGGTGGCGGTGGGGGCGGAGGACCTCACGGCGGCCGCGGCCTTCATCCGGCGGGCGCGCGGCGTGGAGTCCCTGCTCCTGTACGGGATCTCCTCGGGGGCCCTGCGCGCCGGCCTCTTCACCATGCGCCGTCCCGCGTGGGTCCGGCGCCTGGCGCTGAACTCCCCGGTCTGGAAGGGGGAGGGAAGCCCGACCCTCACCAAGCGCCGCGAGCGGCTCCCGGAGTTCCTGGCGACTCCCCGCCGGCCCATCAGCGCGCAGTTCATCCGAAGCGTCTTCGAGCGGGACCACCCCGGCGTGGCCGATCCGCGCCTCGTGGAGGCGTACGCGCGGGAGGTCCTGAAGTACGACGACAGCGTCCCCACCGGGACCTATGTGGACATGGTGAGCCGCCTCCCGCTCCTCGACCCCGCGCGGATCCCGGTCCCCACGCTCCTGATCCACGGGGAGCACGATGGCGTGGCCCGGCCCGAGGACCTCCTCCCGTTCTTCGCCGCCCTGCCGAACCCCGACCGCCAGTACGTCATCCTTCCCGGATGCGCCCATCACAACATCCTCGAGAAGAACCGGGCGCTCCTCTTTCACGCCCTGCACGCCTTCTTCACCGTGCCGGCGCCCGTCTACCGCGGCTGA